In Colletotrichum higginsianum IMI 349063 chromosome 1, whole genome shotgun sequence, one genomic interval encodes:
- a CDS encoding Aldo/keto reductase — protein MADVKQTTRTFTLNTGDKIPAIGLGTWQSKPNEVKLAVEAALKNGYRHIDTAFAYGNEKEVGDGIKASGVPREDIWLTTKLDNPWHKRVPEAIAKSLENLQTDYVDLYLMHWPSSTDPDDLKKHYPDWDFVDTWRELQKLVGTGKVRNIGVSNFGLTHLERLLNDPQTKVVPAVNQVELHPCNPSPKLLDYCKSKGIHATAYSCLGSTDSPLYTNQTLLEIAKAKGRTPQQVLLQWGLARDVSVIPKSVSEGRIKANYDLDGWSLTDDEISKISAIPDRFKVCDGTFLPDGVKVFFGDDE, from the exons ATGGCCGACGTCAAGCAGACCACCCGCACCTTCACCCTCAACACGGGCGACAAGATCCCCGCCATCGGTCTGGGCACCTGGCAGTCCAAGCCGAACGAGGTcaagctcgccgtcgaggccgccctgaAGAACGGCTACCGCCACATCGACACCGCCTTCGCCTACGGCAATGAGAAGGAGGTCGGTGACGGCATCAAGGCCTCGGGCGTGCCCCGCGAGGACATCTGGCTCACCACCAAGCTCGACAACCCTTGGCATAAGCGCGTCCCGGAGGCCATTGCCAAGTCCCTTGAGAACCTCCAGACCGACTACGTCGACCTCTACCTCATGCACTGGCCTTCCAGCACCGACCCCGACGACCTGAAGAAGCACTACCCCGACTGGGACTTTGTCGACACCTGGCGCGAGCTGCAGAAGCTCGTCGGCACCGGCAAGGTCAGGAACATTGGTGTCTCCAACTTTGGCCTCACCCACCTCGAGCGCCTCCTCAACGACCCCCAGACCAAG GTCGTCCCCGCGGTGAACCAGGTCGAGCTCCACCCTTGCAACCCTTCGCCCAAGCTCCTCGACTACTGCAAGTCCAAGGGCATCCACGCCACTGCCTACTCGTGCCTCGGCAGCACCGACTCGCCCCTCTACACCAACCAGACCCTGCTTGAAATCGCAAAGGCCAAGGGCCGCACTCCCCAGCAGGTCCTCCTCCAGTGGGGCCTCGCCAGAGATGTCAGCGTCATCCCCAAGTCCGTCTCTGAGGGCCGCATCAAGGCCAActacgacctcgacggctgGTCCCtgaccgacgacgagatcaGCAAGATCTCGGCTATCCCCGACCGCTTCAAGGTCTGCGACGGCACCTTCCTTCCGGATGGCGTCAAGGTCTTTTTCGGTGATGATGAGTAA
- a CDS encoding HIT domain-containing protein, which produces MTPAAQFDAGVEPPESQCPFCVIATEYPAYDPATPPQDDATLDPNRIPTPAFVVLSTPTLIAFLDILPLSRGHLLLCPRSHRPKLTDASPDESAEMGRYLRVLSNALARTTGVEDWNVVQNNGAAAAQVVMHMHFHLIPRPEIRASGRYSESFTMFGRGRREELDEEDAEHFAKELRENVADIMREEKHKSKL; this is translated from the coding sequence ATGACGCCCGCCGCACAGTTTGACGCCGGTGTGGAGCCACCCGAATCGCAATGCCCATTCTGCGTGATCGCGACCGAGTACCCGGCCTACGATCCTGCGACGCCGCCCCAGGACGACGCGACGCTCGATCCGAACCGCATCCCGACGCCCGCCTTTGTCGTGCTCTCGACCCCGACCCTCATCGCTTTCCTCGATATCCTCCCGCTATCACGCGGCCACCTCCTTCTCTGCCCTCGCTCGCACCGCCCGAAGCTCACCGATGCCTCGCCCGATGAGTCGGCCGAGATGGGCCGCTACCTGCGCGTGCTGTCCAACGCGCTCGCCCGCACGACAGGCGTTGAAGACTGGAATGTCGTGCAGaacaacggcgccgccgccgcccaagtCGTCATGCACATGCACTTCCATCTCATTCCGCGCCCTGAGATCCGTGCGAGCGGCCGCTATAGCGAGAGCTTCACCATGTTTGGCCGCGGCCGGAgggaggagctggacgaggaggacgccgagcACTTTGCCAAGGAGCTGCGGGAGAACGTGGCCGATATCATGAGGGAAGAGAAGCACAAGTCCAAGCTTTGA